CCGGCGGATCTAAAAAACGTGATCAACAAATATTTGACGGATAAATTCGTTCAAATTCAGATAATCCCTGAGAAATAAATGAAAGCACATACAAAATATTTATGGTTTTGCACAAAGAAAGAAAAAGAGTTCGTTAATATTACCTGTGAAGTCCAGGATGCAATAGATGAAAGCGGGGTAAAAGAAGGGCTTGCTTTAGTCAGTGCTATGCACATAACGGCTGGTGTATTTATTAATGATGAAGAAGAGGGCATTAAAGAAGACCTGATGGAGTGGGCAGAAAAAGTGGCTCCTGATTTGCCTAATTACAGGCATCATAGAACAGGTGAATCAAACGGGGATGCGCATTTGAAGAGCACATTGTTTCATCATGAAGTGACCGTGCCTATCACCAAAGGCAAGCTGGATTTCGGCCCCTGGCAGCAGATTTTTTATGCAGAATTTGACGGTCAACGTAAAAAAAGAGTAATTGTTAAAATTTTAGGTATATAGTTAGGAATGTACCAGCCCTAACTGAAATCAGTAACTGGAGAAAACAAAATGAAAAAAGTAACTGTATATTTTGACGGGAACAAGACGCCTCAAGATACCAGCTGCACATTCGTAATCATCGACGCAAAAGACAAACAGCACGAAGAAACAATCAAACTCCCCAATGAAACCACCGTACCCGAAGCCGAATACAGCGGCCTGATAAACGCCCTGAAATCTTTCAAAAAAACTAAAGATGTTGAACTTGATATATATGGCGACAGCCAGCTAATCGTCAGGCAGATAACAGGCGAATACGAATGCAAAAAGGCGGAATTAC
The sequence above is a segment of the Elusimicrobiota bacterium genome. Coding sequences within it:
- a CDS encoding secondary thiamine-phosphate synthase enzyme YjbQ, with the translated sequence MKAHTKYLWFCTKKEKEFVNITCEVQDAIDESGVKEGLALVSAMHITAGVFINDEEEGIKEDLMEWAEKVAPDLPNYRHHRTGESNGDAHLKSTLFHHEVTVPITKGKLDFGPWQQIFYAEFDGQRKKRVIVKILGI
- a CDS encoding ribonuclease HI family protein, with the protein product MKKVTVYFDGNKTPQDTSCTFVIIDAKDKQHEETIKLPNETTVPEAEYSGLINALKSFKKTKDVELDIYGDSQLIVRQITGEYECKKAELRVLRSQVRNLLNQFAKWQITWVPRDQNKAK